Proteins from one Primulina huaijiensis isolate GDHJ02 chromosome 18, ASM1229523v2, whole genome shotgun sequence genomic window:
- the LOC140963949 gene encoding uncharacterized protein, translated as MTQFFAQFSRNNTEVDRRTRPEAAYERFRKMDPKDFGGTTYTMVAERWIKSIEVIFTFMELQDADRVRCATYLLKDDARLWWEGALVSVNLQNLTWEGFKEVFYSKYFTDDSILRRDVRVACPSSYAIVVTRALAAEQDLKDIETYRQGKRPFQAPQRQVQQPAKKPFQGPNKGKVQQPQKKAAQRLTKYPVCPKCSRKHEGECLWGSGMIYIAGVATNALLDSGATHSFISDGFVKFLDVKPTRLDVSYSVTIPSGEKLSTSSVVRDLSLELQGHTVYADLIVLPMLEFDIILGMDWLSKNGVTIDFQQKSVRVRPLGEEEFVFEPSG; from the exons atgactcagttctttgcACAGTTTTCGAGGAACAATACTGAGGTGGATAGGAGGACAAGGCCTGAGGCAGCGTATGAGCGATTCCGTAAGATGGATCCCAAGGACTTTGGGGGTACGACTTATACTATGGTTGCAGAgagatggattaagtccatagaGGTGATCTTTACctttatggagctgcaggatgctgATAGGGTTAGGTGTGCCACTTATTTGCTGAAGGACGATGCTcggttatggtgggaaggagcattaGTGTCTGTGAATCTACAGAATCTGACTTGGGAAGGCttcaaggaggttttctactccaagtacttcaccgATGAT tcgatcttgcgccgtgatgttcgTGTAGCTTGTCCTTCTAGTTATGCCATTGTAGTGACAAGAGCTTTAGCGGCTGAACAGGATTTGAAGGACATCGAGACttataggcagggcaagaggccatTCCAGGCACCTCAGCGACAGGTTCAGCAGCCAGCTAAGAAGCCGTTTCAAGGGCCTAACAAGGGAAAAGTACAGCAACCACAAAAGAAGGCCGCTCAGAGACTTACTAAATATCCAGTGTGCCCAAAGTGCAGTCGCAAGCATGAAGGAGAATGTTTATGGGGTTCTG GGATGATCTATATAGCTGGAGTAGCCACAAATGCTCTATTAGATTCTggggctactcattcttttatatcaGACGGCTTTGTGAAATTTTTGGACGTCAAGCCCACCAGGCTCGATGTGAGTTATTCTGTGACCATTCCATCTGGAGAGAAACTGTCTACttctagtgtggtcagagacttGAGTCTCGAGCTACAAGGCCACACAGTATATGCTGACCTTATAGTATTGCCGATGCtcgagtttgacatcattctaggaatggattggttgtcAAAGAATGGAGTAACAATCGACTTCCAACAAAAATCAGTGAGGGTCAGACCATTAGGTGAAGAGGAGTTTGTGTTCGAGCCAAGTGGATGA